A genome region from Meriones unguiculatus strain TT.TT164.6M chromosome 2, Bangor_MerUng_6.1, whole genome shotgun sequence includes the following:
- the LOC110543810 gene encoding interferon-inducible GTPase 1-like, with amino-acid sequence MGQLLSCTPKDEDLGNLLSCFIDCFKTYKPENKIISEDIIQSVGSHLQTENIREISSVISEALQNIDNASINIAVTGMSGVGKSSLINALRGVGAEEKGAAETGVVETTMKRTPYKHPKIKTLTLWDLPGIGTQKFPLSDFLEKVKFQEYDFFLIVSASRFSQLDLDLAKEIERMGKNYYFVRTKVDVDLENEKKSKPSTFNRENILEQIRSYSVNTFSDYGMNAPQIFLISNHNLSDYDFPLLMDTLNKDLPVLKRHNFRLSLPNVTEAAIEKKHKSMQQFLCLKAMKDELLAGVSIGGIFRDSYVEKQKILNLCRYHFGVDDESLKLKAMYLQMSSEQLKSKLKSPSLEIKKEEENIEKEEKFFMKFWKFLKTILDILLTVVEDAKVILREMCSKT; translated from the coding sequence ATGGGTCAGCTCCTCTCTTGTACACCTAAGGATGAAGACCTTGGAAATTTGTTATCCTGCTTCATTGACTGTTTTAAGACATATAagccagaaaacaaaatcatttctgaGGACATCATCCAATCAGTTGGGTCTCACCTGCAAACAGAAAACATTAGGGAGATAAGCTCCGTAATCAGTGAAGCATTACAAAACATTGATAATGCCTCAATAAATATTGCTGTGACAGGAATGTCTGGAGTAGGGAAGTCTAGTTTAATCAATGCCCTTAGGGGAGTTGGAGCTGAGGAGAAAGGTGCTGCTGAAACAGGGGTGGTAGAGACAACCATGAAGAGAACTCCTTACAAACACCCCAAAATTAAAACTTTGACTTTATGGGACCTGCCTGGTATTGGAACCCAGAAATTTCCACTAAGTGATTTTCTGGAGAAAGTAAAATTCCAAGAatatgacttcttccttatcGTTTCTGCCTCTCGTTTTTCACAACTTGACCTAGACCTGGCCAAAGAAATAGAACGTATGGGAAAGAATTACTACTTTGTGAGAACCAAGGTGGATGTTgatttagaaaatgaaaagaagagcAAACCAAGTACTTTTAACAGAGAAAATATCCTGGAGCAGATCCGGAGCTACTCTGTGAATACCTTCAGTGACTATGGCATGAATGCACCTCAGATTTTCTTGATCTCTAACCACAATTTATCTGACTATGATTTTCCACTCCTGATGGACACCCTGAATAAGGATCTTCCTGTTCTGAAGCGCCATAATTTTAGGCTTTCCTTGCCTAATGTTACAGAGGCAGCCATTGAAAAAAAGCACAAGTCTATGCAGCAGTTTCTCTGCCTGAAAGCCATGAAGGATGAACTTTTAGCGGGTGTTTCCATAGGGGGCATATTCAGAGACAGTTATGTGGAAAAGCAGAAGATTTTAAACCTCTGTCGATACCACTTTGGAGTGGATGATGAATCCCTGAAGCTAAAAGCTATGTATCTCCAAATGTCTAGTGAACAACTGAAAAGTAAACTTAAATCTCCTTCTTTGGAAattaagaaagaggaagagaacattgagaaagaggaaaaatttTTTATGAAGTTTTGGAAATTTTTGAAGACTATTTTAGATATTCTCCTTACAGTGGTTGAAGATGCAAAAGTTATCCTTAGAGAGATGTGTTCAAAAACGTAG